In the Diadema setosum chromosome 11, eeDiaSeto1, whole genome shotgun sequence genome, tttggttgaaatcggataaagggcgaaggagtggcaaatgaaaatctggtaggggggcataatgtgccccccccccccctgacaCCGGGcgtcttttatattttttcgtAAAAGACGCACGGTGTCAATTCGTTGTGCGCTCGATGGCTGTAGAGAGCACGCACGCGCATCATCCATACGGGGAGTGAATCCGTGGCCCAAACACAGCCCGGACGCAGCAGAAGTTTCTCATGCAGTAGCCTAAAGTTGCTACGTCGTGTCTGTGGGCTCCCAAATCCGTATGCTTTTGCCAACGGACGTtgaacaagtgtgtgtgtgtcaacggcgtaaatccgtgctgaggagtgtggggggggggggggggtgatcggcgatagtcaccatcaccacgattacaagcccataaccggacgggTGCAGCCATGCAGTGACGTACCGTGGCGGGTTGGTCAAGACAGGGggagtggggaggggggggggggcacctcgtggaaaagtaattttgagggtgtgtatgcatgcttgtgcgtgcgtgcgtgtgtatgtgtgtgtgcgcgtatgtgCGTGTGCTGTCAGTCTGGAAACTGTAATGGGGACTGCAATACATAACGGAATATGATACATTCCACTGCGCAGTCATTTTTTCCttaagctggtatctcactgagcggcgaacgtttgcgaacgtagcgaatttgagattcgccaacttttctgacgaatgtttgcgaaaaatcaaagttcgcttctgccattagcgacagttagcgacttttagcgatgtttagcgacaattagcaacacttcagcgaatgtttgcgaaagcgtttgcgaaacacaggtggcgactattagcgaatgttagcaaatgttagcgacaattttgcaaatgttagcgacagttttgcaaatattagcaactgtttgcaaatcctttgcgacaattttgcgaatgttcttggacctagaaaagtaccaggcgattatatagtcagacccataaaacgaacgtaaaaccttccactgaattcagatctcttgtgacaaccgttcaagatggatttccagtatatggaaataaatttctgccaagaagaggctcaatgtgttgctatccttgaagagctgctttgtcaggctgctgctacagctaattgtgcagcataagagaaataaaataaagaaaaacaagaaaggaagaagaaaagaaagactgtttgggtcagagagtggttgttgcagaggacagacttgcAGCAATtaatgatggagatgtcaagagcttcaagaactttcttagagtggaaccttgtctgtttcagaagcttttatataggaaccatatggttacttgttcgctagcagtggcgaatcaaataaaaatgtttgcgacaccgtattacgaccgtttgcgaattcttacaagtgttttgcgaatgtttgcaactgttagcgaaaatacaaattcgcaaaggttctcaaagaaattttgaacatgttcaaaatttctttgcgacaagaaaaactgtttgcgacaataaaaaccgtttgcgaactttcttgcgactgttaacgaaccttttgcaaccctttacgaaccctggcgaaatcccaaattcgctacgttcgcaaacgttcgccgctcagtgagataccccctttatggattatggaatgacggtgtgaaacgacaaatactggcagcaacatcaggagaattacaTAACAGTTGaaatgaatgcgagcgagcggagcgagcgaggttgaaaattttgacattttacagtccccaaactgccgtttgtagctatattttttcgctttggaaattaagtgggcgcaccggacgcaactgctggcaattactggcaacgacatcaggagaatgacataacgagtatatgcgagcgagcgaagcgagcgatcttgaaaattttgacattttacagtctccaaactgccggttgtagcgatatttttgtcgctttggaaattaagggggcgcaccgggcgcaactgctggcaattactggcagcgacatcaggagaatgacataacgattatagaattatgcgagcgagcgaagcgagcgagcttgaaaattttaacattttacagtcccaaaactgccggttgtagctatattttttcgctttggaaattaagggggcgcaacgggcgcaactgctggtaattactggcagcaacatcgggagaatggcatcacgattaatgcgagcgagcgaagcgagcgagcatgaaaattttgacattttactgtcccaaaactgccgtttgtgtagctacattttttcgctctggaaattagGGGGCGctccggacgcaactgctggcaattactgccagcgacatcaggagaatgacataacgattattatgcgagcgagcgaagcgagcgatcttgaaaattttgacattttacatgcagtcccaaaactcccggttgtagctatattttttcgctttggaaattaaggggggggggggcaccgggtgcaactgctggcaattactggcagcaacattaggagaataacataaagattataatatgcgagcgagcgcagctaGTGAGCCTGCaatacagtccccaaactgccgtttgtatagctgtattttttcactttggaaattaaggagaggggggcgcaccgggcgcaactgctggcaattactggcaccaacatcagcagaatggcatatagtccatgggccaagaggcgaaaaattggttattggttccatctcaggtggcaatacctttttggtgtcattttgtttgttaggcatagatatgcttatcaagctatgatagcatttccaaatgagtagcttagtcctaataaatgaatttttaaccaatttggtctcgtttttatatccctgtacttctgaatcgaggctaaccgctatagaaacaagagcacggtcttctgtatgtccatggagctcatggtatgtccacaggtgttctgtggtaaacgcggtgcgcttagtatttattcaaggcggcgaagggaatatccaaagggtgatgctgtccagagctaaacgcggtgcgtttagtctttattcaagacggcgaagggaatatccaaagcctatgatacagtgtatatccctttatctaaaaaacaaacaaaaaagcaattcctcgtggattttgccgtatttttgattattcatcattttccggtgaaaacgctgaggTGAAAACACTAATGCCACCCCAATGTAGCTTTATTTCCATTAAACAAtgaaccggtacactacaatacgtaataataaatactattgtaaatgaacaggtacactacaatacgtaataataaatactattgtaaatgaacagagtgatttttgtttaaaactgatgtatttgttgagagggtagtataaaaacagtatagataattccttttattagtaactttagatatgataacggtacattgttttgttttgttgtttttttttttgcagtgtttaccagaactgatattgttgttaatcagacaaacacacacacacacacacacacacacggaaacaattgtcatacaatttgtccatgggccaagacccgaaaaatgggttactggtaccacctgaggtggcaagttcTAGTTGTGCATTTTATATctaaggaatattattttgctataaaagtataatagcatttccagagtagtagcttagtcatagatttcagccatCAACCCGACCAATGCCACATATTTTTGACGCTCTTTGACCAAAGACAGGCAGAGTGTGAcctttgaaaatttccactaggaattttttttttttttttttttttgctttttagataaagggatatacactgtatcattagctttggatattcccttcgccgtctagaataaagactaagcgctgtggacatcataacccttggatattcccttcgctgccttgaataaagactaagcgcaccgcgtttacaacagaacacctgtggacatacagaagacagtgctcttctttctatagcggttagtttcgattcagaagtgaagggatataacagcgaaaccaaacgggttaaaaattcatttattaggactaagctactcatttggaaatgctatcatagcttgataagcatatttatgcctgacaaacaaaatgacaccaaaaaggttttgccacctcagatggtaccaatatctggcctggcccatgggctaatagcgattaaatgcgagtgagcttgaaaattttgatattttgcagtcccaaaactgccgtttgtagctatacttttttggctttggaaattaagggggggggtgcaacgggcgcaactgctgtcaataactggcagtgacatcaggagaatagcataacaacTAAAATgtgagcgagtggagcgagtgagcttgaaaattttgacatttttcagtctcaaaactgccgtttgtaccTATACTTTATaataaggggggcgcaccgggcgcaactactggcaatctattactggcagcaacatcaggagaatggcatagcgattaaatgcgatcgagcggaccgagtgagcttgaaaattttgacattttgcactccaaaaactgccttttgtagctatatttttacgctttggaaattgagagGGTAGTCAatggtgtcggtttatgttcatgatttggggaggtatgaccagcgaggggacgtcgaagtgaccaaatgGGGGAAGGATATCCAAAACCTGCACTTTAGAACATCCtctaatattattgtttgtgtttgtgtgtgtgtgttttatatacatgaaaaagttaggaaatagcccaggtcaagtcttattattggcaatgcaaggcattttgatatagactagtatgtaaagcaacactgcaaaatcattaatgatctagctttgatatgataaacgaagcgtaaggtacaaaggtgtacattctacatcaaaCTGAACGttacagcgactctttttgccgttcggatgttctgagtacactgcacaCATCCTGCTtttattcagaatgccaaccaggaatcatgcTGAATCGCAatattttgtcggctccggactttttgcacaatgtttcacgttatatacctctttaattatggttacaagaaatcttagaaaaatatcttgatccccctttcatgtcgatttcaaaagcagtttagtaacccttgaattaccattttggtaagttttttattctttttttacgagcggatgcgggggggggggaagcttgccccccccccccacacacacacacactaaattaacagggatcgaatgtaccactgttttgcatgaaatataaagtatgagggaagtggcagcaaaaatatgaagattttttgtttttgtttgttttttttttttcttttgcttgtcagccgacttttggtggaaaatcagaccttgaaAGAACGAGgagtttttgctgttgtttctcttatcttttgattttctttcttcttgactgacaggtgattttgaccccccctccctccctttaAAAACGTAGCATatagccctgaataatgcccaaatatattaaatgaaatggtaatatggatctccatttctttgtatgtaataacgtaCCGGTATTATCTTCTTGTAggtattgtatttttctattttcttgatttaagtcaataaagtAATCATCCCAGAGGCATCGTTCTGTAATGATGGTGGGTGGGGAGGgacttggagttggaatatctgtgcgagggagcggagcgaccgaatggggggagggtgtgggagggggatacccccctctcagacgaggaagattttgcattttcagacctgaaattaagcgatctggtgcacacttttggtgaaattttggattcacatgtttacaatgtaggcctatagggctatactatttgacgttgtcaacgtctgggtcataccttatgtcgatattactgtctttgcgagcgagcgaagcgagcgagcgcttgagaaaattatgtatacattatcctacaagactattcagctctgttacctgtctggaggcgggcgtacgaacgtcatgcaatatgccaaaattgatgcaatcacatttctgcttcctccattttttccctcaaatttcgggggggggggatgattgtacaggccatcccccctcctccatttcagggggggggggatatatcccccgggatttacgcccatggtgtgtgtgtgtggggggggggggggcaatgcaCGGTGCAATGTGCGTCCCTCAAGAACATACATGCATCCCCCGGTAATATTGGAGGTGTTCAAAAAGGGgcattaaatgcaaataatttgatattaaatGATTTTAGACATTAAGTGTAAAATCTTAGTCGATACCTAGttgaatcattacaaaaaaaaatctttcattgcAACAACTTCCCATTTTCGTCTTGCACAGATGCACTGCGTTGGCGAATGAAATATTCCCACACCAGACACTACAGAACAGAACTAACTTAGGTCTGCTGATACTGGCACGTCATGGCAGGGCTATTAGGAGTGTCGATCGTGAAAAAATTAGGAACTTTTAGTTTTGTGCGCCTccgccaacaaaaaaaaaggaagaaaagaataaaacccGGATATGAATGGGtctaataattatattatcaaaactcattcaaattattgcatatcattttatcttcaaaatttgTGGTCATATCATGAGACAGAGTAATAGTAGCTTAACTTTGGAGGAATAAAAATTATTCACTTTCCGGAAATGGAAGTGGCAGCTAAaggcttttgtttttatattagtGTTAATAgtctggatcccccccccccccacacacacacacacaaattagctTAAATTAACTTCAATtattaagaacaaaaaaaaatcaaaatttgaggcAGTGCATTGTGTAGCGTTTATTTCTCACtttattttgagaaaataaggaagttgataatttggcaaaaagccGAAAGGTTCAGCTCCCCTCCCCTCCGCCGGCGAAATTGTGCTCGTATAACCAATGTTACTACTAGTAATAAATGTATGAAGCATCAGTATAGTTAAGACTTAAGAccccaatttcatgaattacttttaCAAAAGATAATGGAGAGGGGAAGACCGGATAGATCGCCGTTTTTGGTGTAACGCCTGCCATGCATAATTATGGAAAAGGGCGCAAAACAGCGTTGGATAAGTAACCGACGCATTTTGTGTATAAACAAATGGGAGAACCTGACCCAGACCGCACCCTTGTAGCCAGGGGGACGATGGGCGTGGTCGCCcccaaaacgcaaaaaaaaaaaggaaaagaaaaaacatgaagaaaaaaaggagtaaaaaagacaagaaggtgaggaaaagaaagaagagaagaagtagAAACGTCGATGCTTCGATAATACACaaagcgcgtcacagaatcggtatagcatgcattgcacacacataataattatgcatcatacacaatttacgttaccgcgtacggtataataccggtaaacggtgaacattatgcgcaatgtatcttcgcgattcggccagaaagcaaagcagggaagagagagagagagagaaagaaaatgaacacaaaagaaaggaaaggcggaattcaaaacggaaataaaagcggtagagacagcttttgtttcatttttttaacatctaaacattgttgaagaggggtgttgaacagctcaaacacctcccttttgcccaagggaggtgtttgaacacctcaaACACCCCCATTTCggcaaaggggggtgtttgaacacccaaaacacccccccctCGCTACGCCCTTGCATGTATATTGAGAGCATCAAATCAGGGAGGTGCTTATATAGCTCGCGTGAACTTCTCCCCCGACCCTATTAAATGGCGCAATCTGAGGGACCTGTCTCATGTAATGTGGTGCAATCACCCGATCCAGGCTCGAGATCACATCGGGAACGTTGGGACGTCGTTTGATTATTCTGTCAGGCCTTTTCAAAATCACCCCTATATATTCTTTTGAAAAGGACCAATTTTCGGGATTTACAAGAAACGTTACACGTATTTCGAAATAACCTTTAAAAACTGAGTTATTAGACCTCCCATGCGTTCTGAAGCGAAAACCCGTTTTAAGGAAATCAACTATACATTTAATTGCTATATTTCTTAGGTTCCTACACCTCCTTGACGTCTTGAATTGTGAATGAAGGCATGTTATCAGAGAGCAAAGTTCAATTGAGTCTCTTCCGTCAGACCTGATAcagtaaataatcacaaaacGTCTTACCAACCCCCTAGTCTCACGTATTTTTATGGTGCAATGTGCACTGGAGACGGGGACTTAGACAAAACTGTCTTTTCATTTCCTACTAGTCCATGAACAAAAAATCAACCATTTAATTTCACTGTACTAGGACAGTACTTTGTGTAGTGAACATACCTGTATATCTTTGCTGTGCGTTTAATGCATCGTGCTGTACAATAATCTCTTCAAGTGTTAAAAATAGAACGTAAAAGCAACATATACTTTCCACTCCTTCATGTCCTTAACGGTGTTCTGTGGTGAGAAGAGTGCTGCAAGAAATGTGACTCCAATGACTTTTCGGCTTCGTTGATTAATTGTCTTGAAGTACTAGTGTAAACGTaatgaaacaaacaatgaaCAGTTCGTGCAGTAGCCATGAGAAAAAGTACGCCCCTGTAAGTGTCACAGACAGGTCACAGGTAAACGTCACTTCCTTTTGTTTACACAATGATTGAACCATGATAATAGCAAATAtgatattatgttttgttgggggggggggggggttatcttCAACCCATTTTCGCGGGCTCTCCTTTTGTTggcttttctctttttctttcttgctaGTGTCTggctctcctcccccccccccccttctctcttgcTTGTTCAAGACCGAATATATCACACGTCGTGTCTACGCTACTCGCTACAGCGCTGAGAAAAGTCGTACCAACGTCAACAGAACGTATAAGACGTCCACACACCTTGCCATCGAGCGTTTTCTCGCCCTTCATGAGAGCATATATAACTTGCGTCTCCAGTGCCTGTACACTGCACGGGTAACATCAAGTCCAAGTTCGTGAAGACACCAGTACTCCTGCATTTCACCTACATTTCTGTAATAGCCTATCTATCTGTCACGATCATGTCAGCACCAGACGACACCAGCAACAAGCGGGCTCGCTTGTACTTCATCTGCATACCCCGCAGTGGTTCTACGTCCATACTCAAATGTCTGAGCTTCTTCGACGATAGCGACGTCTGGTTCGAGCCGTTTGTCATCTGCCGCATCGTGAGGAAGGCGTACGGTTGGACCACGGGCAAGTTACTCCCGACTGACTGGGATGAGGCACTGTCCGACGAATTCGACAGAGCTGCAGTCGCCATGCAAACCGTAAGCCAACTTCCACTCACCGGCGGGAAGCACTTTGCGTGAGTAGTCTGACTGGGTGTGTTTCAGGCAGAGAAAATAGCATAATGAAATACTTCTTTACACTTTGTCATTACGAACACATTATGTCCAAATTCATACAAACGTTTACATCTTCATTGTGTATTAATTTTGTGCTCAAGGCTTGCCAAGAAGTATTGCCATACACACTAAGAAAtacgggttcaaatttgaacccaaAAATTGTCCCAATACAACCAACCTAatgggtgcaactttgcaccgcAATAAGCAATTTGCCCCCTTAGAGGTgcaatatgttgaattttgaaCCTGCAGGGGTGCGCATTTGCACCCTcagttttgtgctaatcaagggtacaaacatgcaccataaacattaatacattgtCAAGTAAACATTTGGACCACGAGTACTAAGGTTTTACTCGTAAGATCAAACTTACACTCTAATGGATATGTCCGCATCTTTGTAGGTACGAATATGAATATTAAGAGATTTAATTTTCtacttgcataataaaaggTACAAATGTGCACCCCATGGTGCTGGTATAGGGACAAATagggtgcaaatttgaaccATTATTTTTCTAGTGTTAAAAGTATTTGGGCCAAGACGGCCGGTTTGACAGCACAATGTGCTATGCCGATGCCCGGATAAGATCACTATAAATTTTGTTGACATTCATTTTACGAGAACAACTTTGACATTTCCCCCCTCGTTTTGCTAAACTATCAGTACCATGACCTCGGGACCATGATACGGGGAAGAGGTAGGCGATGGTAGCGATTGCTGCTTTTTCGACATGTTCAAATAGTAGTATTTAAAGCACCGTCTGAAGATGATGCCTGAATTTGAAACAATGTGTGCCAGTGAAATTTGATTCTCACTGTGTGTGTAAGTTGAAAGGTGGAGCATGGAGCTTGGCATGGCTAGCGCTGTTATGCCTTGCGGGTTTGTGCAATCGTAAAATGCACGCCCGTGATAGGGTGTGCTAGCGCGGAGTGACATTGCTTTCTGCTGTCAGTCTTGTTGGACCTCGTTAGGCCAAGAGGTCACTGGAGAGCAATgatgagttttgacattgtcGCTTTGAGGCTCTTGACATTCTGTCTCAGTCGTAATCTTATTCTGTCATTATGAAATGATTGGCCTGAGCACTGGTAGGCGAGCCCCTCCGACCCCTCTGCTATAACCCCTTGGCTAAGGCAGAGAGTACCTTCTCTAAACTGACTTATACTTTTGGTCGAATACTTCATGGAGGTGTGGTTGCGGTAAAGAATCTGGCGCTTTTCCTAAATTTGACAGACGGAATAATTTGCCATGATTATATTTTGTTCTCACCTCAGGTTTTCTGAAGTGAAGAAGGCCATCGACGATTCTTCCAAGAAAGTTGTGATTGTGAAGGACATGGCGACATCGTTTTACAAGCGCTTGCAATATCTGCCACCCAAAGCTTCAGGCTTCAAGTTCGTCTTCATCATCAGAGATCCGTATCGTGCCATCTCATCCTTCAGGAAGGCGACGATTGGTGCATGGAGAAAGCTGGGCAAGTTCCACGGAGAGGACAAGGACTTCGATCTGCAGGTTGACGACCCTTACTACGCCAGTCAGCGCACTTGTTACGAGAAACTGCACACGGTGTGGCAGCACGTGCGGAAAGAACTAGACCCCAACCCGCTGGTCATCGACACGGAGGACTTCTTAGCGAATCCTGAGCCGTTTCTGCAGAAGATCTGCGCAGAAGCCGGCCTGCCTTACCACGAGGGGCTTCTCCGGTGGGACGCGTCCACGGATCCAATCATGAAATGGAAGAATCCCGGTGGCGTGACCCAGATGATGGACAACAGTCTGTCCGACTTCCACGGGACGGCGATCACCAGCTCGTGCTTCATTCCGAGAACGTCGAGCAGGCCTAGGCCTGAGAGATCCAGTCTGACCGAGGACGTACTCTCAGCCGTCGATCGGGGGATGAAATTCTACGAGGAAGTCTACCAAAGTAGATTCACTCCGTAAAGCAACTTAAAGATCAATCATAACGACTACTACGAAGATCATTGTTTTTGCTTATATTCTCTCTCTTCCAATTTAAATTTTCTATCAGTTAAAAGAGCATTATTCATTGGTGGATATAGGGAACcgcaatattttgtttgttgtcgaCTTACAATGATCTAGAGTATATGCTTGTTTCACAAAATGCGTATATGGGCGTTACTATTTGCACAGTTCTCAATGTATATTGTAAATGTTTGTCATGCCTAATGAGAACATTCTTATATGTGCATAATGCAAGAGGGATTAAAAATTATGTCAATACTGGATCAGAGTCAATCAACtcttacacccccccccccccaaaaaaaaaaaaaaatatatatatatatataataaaaggGTTTgggggagaagaagaagggaaaaaaggCAAATGAGAGGTGCACAACACAAAATTCATACATTAATTGGAAAACCCCAGCAAAGGCAAGGCTGAGATCTGAGTTTCAACAGAATATTCCGACAAATGATTCAGAAAATAAAAGTTGAGGACGGCCGTTTGAaataaaagtttgaaaaaaaaggtgaaatttgtaTTACTATTTTTATCGAGTACATCGATCCGCCATTCTAGATTTATAcacaataacagcaacaaacatATCCCATTAAGGAGGCAAAAAGAAAGGTTGCTTTCTggactttttatttcttttttttttatgtaggcAGTACTAAATTTGTATATCTCTAACCATAGGTAGCTATACGTGTTCAGTCTTTGACAGTGACATTAGATTTTAAAGAAAAGGTCTCGAAATTGTCACAGGGTGATCGGTTTTGATAATGAAATGGCTCACAGTCGCTCGTTGATTCAACAAAAATCAATAACCCTCTGACGTGGAGGTGTACTGGGAATAACGTGTTCTTTTCCCATGATATGGTACCTATACCGCTGTAACAAACCGTGAATGTGTGACCTATGAATGtttgcatgttgttgttgttgttgttgttgttgttattgttgttgttgttgttgtttcaaacTAACAGTTATGTGACTGATTGCGgttgaaaatggaatacaagTCACATTTGAGAGTCTGCCAAAACTCTCCTTTCTTGTTTAATTCTCCTTAATTAGCTGACAGAACTAAGTCTTGACCATTCTTCTGAAATAGTAATGCCTGTTACGTAGtgtagatttgtttttttttttttttttgttctatatccTTGCTAAAAGTTAGTGTACGTTTGTGTTGGTTTGCTTTACtattgaaaactgaaaaaaaaaagtttgtcatCATTATAGACACGTCATCATTATTGTGCAATGGTATTGACATCATTCAATACGCTCACTTCATGACTTCTTGTAAAAATAGACAAGATTAAAATTTTAAAGGTTCATTGAAAATATGGAAATGtgagatttttaaaaatcactcTAACAGGTATTGAAAGCACTTTATTCAAGAGgttgaaaaacaaatgaagaatTATTTGATATTCCAATTTCATAATGAAAGTGTGGTTGTTTTTAAGATAAAGCTGCTATAATTCATGGTGTCGAGAATTTGTTGTGAGAAAATCTCCATGTTATGTTATTAAAGCAGCATGTAAAGCACCTATAATGTGTATGCTGTGTATGCGATCTGTTGAATgacatagtatacaaataattaCTGCtgtgaggggcacagttaaaattatgggcccaaggtgatgtgaaaaccataactatgcccgaagcgaagctgagggcatagttatggttttcacatcaccgagg is a window encoding:
- the LOC140234697 gene encoding uncharacterized protein, yielding MSAPDDTSNKRARLYFICIPRSGSTSILKCLSFFDDSDVWFEPFVICRIVRKAYGWTTGKLLPTDWDEALSDEFDRAAVAMQTVSQLPLTGGKHFAFSEVKKAIDDSSKKVVIVKDMATSFYKRLQYLPPKASGFKFVFIIRDPYRAISSFRKATIGAWRKLGKFHGEDKDFDLQVDDPYYASQRTCYEKLHTVWQHVRKELDPNPLVIDTEDFLANPEPFLQKICAEAGLPYHEGLLRWDASTDPIMKWKNPGGVTQMMDNSLSDFHGTAITSSCFIPRTSSRPRPERSSLTEDVLSAVDRGMKFYEEVYQSRFTP